One region of Miscanthus floridulus cultivar M001 chromosome 19, ASM1932011v1, whole genome shotgun sequence genomic DNA includes:
- the LOC136529772 gene encoding leucine-rich repeat receptor-like kinase protein THICK TASSEL DWARF1, which produces MLIPSTTTTTVPSLRSFYSMIHVRLATTARPSTATTTTMPPPILLCILLLLTAAPASPTPERDAYALSRLKASLVPSTANSTSAAAALSDWDPTATPPAHCAFTGVTCDAATSRVVAINLTAVPLHGGALPPEVALLDALASLTVAACSVHGRVPPSLASMPALRHLNLSNNNLSGPFPSPPSASTSIPYFPALELVDVYNNNLSGPLPPLGAPHARTLRYLHLGGNYFNGSIPDSFSDLAALEYLGLNGNALSGRVPPSLSRLTRLREMYLGYYNQYSGGVPPEFGVLQSLVRLDMSSCALTGSIPPELARLSRLDTLFLAMNQLTGVIPPELGALTSLQSLDLSINDLSGEIPATFAGLTNLTLLNLFRNHLRGEIPEFVGEFPFLEVLQVWDNNLTGSLPPALGRNGRLKTLDATGNHLTGTIPPDLCAGRNLQLLVLMDNAFFGSIPDSLGDCKTLTRVRLGKNSLTGPVPAGLFDLPQANMLELTDNLLTGELPDLIAGDKIGMLMLGNNGIGGRIPAAIGNLPALQTLSLESNNFSGPLPPEIGRLRNLTRLNASGNALTGGIPRELMGCGSLGAIDLSRNGLTGEIPDTVTSLKILCTLNVSRNRLSGELPPAMSNMTSLTTLDVSYNQLWGPVPMQGQFLVFNESSFVGNPGLCGAPFADGACPPSSGGARSPFSLRPWDSKKLLVWLFVLLTLLVLAILGARMAREAWREAARRRSGAWKMTAFQKLDFSADDVVECLKEDNIIGKGGAGIVYHGVTRGGAELAIKRLVGRGCGDHDRGFTAEVTTLGRIRHRNIVRLLGFVSNRETNLLLYEYMPNGSLGEMLHGGKGRHLGWESRARVAVEAARGLCYLHHDCAPRIIHRDVKSNNILLDSTFEAHVADFGLAKFLGGATSECMSAIAGSYGYIAPEYAYTLRVDEKSDVYSFGVVLLELITGRRPVGSFGDGVDIVHWVRKVTAELPDATAAEPVLAVADRRLAPEPVPLLADLYKVAMACVEEASTARPTMREVVHMLSTSAAAQPDVLHAF; this is translated from the exons ATGCTCAttccctccaccaccaccaccacagtcCCCTCCCTCCGCTCCTTTTATTCCATGATCCACGTCCGCCTCGCCACCACTGCGCGCCCGTCCACAGCCACCACAACCACAATGCCTCCTCCCATCCTCCTCTGCATCCTCCTGCTCCTCACCGCTGCCCCCGCCTCCCCCACGCCGGAGCGAGACGCGTACGCGCTGTCCAGGCTGAAGGCGTCCCTCGTCCCGTCCACCGCCAactccacctccgccgccgccgcgctgtcCGACTGGGACCCGACCGCGACCCCGCCGGCGCACTGCGCCTTCACGGGCGTGACCTGCGACGCCGCCACGTCGCGCGTCGTCGCGATCAACCTCACGGCCGTGCCGCTCCACGGCGGCGCGCTCCCGCCCGAGGTCGCGCTGCTCGACGCGCTCGCCAGCCTCACCGTCGCCGCCTGCTCGGTCCACGGCCGCGTTCCCCCCTCACTCGCGTCTATGCCCGCGCTCCGCCACCTCAACCTCTCCAACAACAACCTCAGCGGGCCCTTCCCGTCTCCGCCCTCCGCCTCTACCTCCATACCGTACTTCCCGGCGCTCGAGCTCGTCGACGTCTACAACAACAACCTGTCGGGCCCGCTCCCGCCGCTGGGCGCGCCGCACGCGCGCACCCTCCGCTACCTCCACCTCGGCGGGAACTACTTCAACGGCTCCATCCCGGACTCGTTCAGCGACCTCGCCGCGCTCGAGTACCTGGGGCTCAACGGCAACGCGCTGTCGGGCCGTGTCCCGCCGTCGCTCTCCCGCCTCACCCGCCTGCGTGAGATGTACCTCGGCTACTACAACCAGTACAGCGGCGGGGTGCCGCCCGAGTTCGGTGTGCTCCAGTCGCTCGTCCGCCTCGACATGAGCAGCTGCGCGCTCACGGGGTCCATCCCGCCGGAGCTCGCGCGGCTGTCCCGCCTCGACACGCTCTTCCTCGCCATGAACCAGCTCACGGGAGTGATACCGCCGGAGCTCGGCGCGCTCACCAGCCTCCAGTCGCTCGACCTCTCCATCAACGACCTGAGCGGCGAGATACCCGCCACCTTCGCCGGCCTCACCAATCTCACGCTGCTCAACCTCTTCCGGAACCACCTCCGCGGCGAGATACCGGAGTTCGTCGGCGAGTTCCCGTTCCTCGAGGTGCTGCAGGTGTGGGACAACAACCTCACCGGCAGCCTCCCGCCCGCGCTCGGCAGGAACGGCCGTCTGAAGACGCTGGACGCCACCGGGAACCACCTCACCGGTACCATACCGCCGGACCTCTGCGCCGGACGGAACCTGCAGCTGCTCGTGCTCATGGACAACGCCTTCTTCGGCAGCATTCCGGACTCGCTCGGCGACTGCAAGACGCTCACGCGCGTCCGCCTCGGCAAGAACTCGCTGACCGGCCCTGTCCCGGCCGGGCTCTTCGACCTTCCCCAGGCGAACATGCTGGAGCTCACCGACAAcctgctcaccggcgagctcccggaCCTGATCGCCGGCGACAAGATCGGCATGCTCATGCTGGGGAACAATGGGATCGGCGGCCGCATCCCCGCCGCCATCGGCAACCTCCCCGCGCTGCAGACGCTGTCCCTGGAGTCGAACAACTTCTCTGGCCCCCTGCCGCCGGAGATCGGCAGGCTCAGGAACCTCACCAGGCTCAACGCCAGCGGCAACGCGCTCACGGGCGGCATCCCGAGGGAGCTCATGGGCTGCGGCTCCCTCGGCGCCATCGACCTCAGCCGGAACGGCCTCACCGGCGAGATACCGGACACCGTGACGTCGCTCAAGATCCTGTGCACGCTCAACGTGTCTCGGAACAGGCTGTCGGGCGAGCTGCCGCCGGCGATGTCCAACATGACGAGCCTCACGACGCTGGACGTGTCCTACAACCAGCTGTGGGGCCCCGTGCCGATGCAGGGCCAGTTCCTGGTGTTCAACGAGAGCTCGTTCGTCGGCAACCCGGGGCTGTGCGGCGCGCCCTTCGCCGACGGCGCGTGCCCTCCTTCCTCCGGCGGCGCGCGTTCGCCGTTCTCGCTGCGTCCGTGGGACTCGAAGAAGCTGCTGGTATGGCTGTTCGTCCTCCTCACCCTCCTGGTCCTGGCCATCCTGGGCGCGCGCATGGCGCGCGAGGCGTGGCGtgaggcggcgcggcggcggtcgGGAGCCTGGAAGATGACGGCGTTCCAGAAGCTTGACTTCTCGGCGGACGACGTGGTGGAGtgcctgaaagaggacaacatCATCGGCAAGGGCGGCGCGGGGATCGTATACCACGGCGTGACCCGCGGCGGCGCCGAGCTGGCGATAAAGCGGCTCGTGGGGAGAGGGTGCGGCGACCACGACCGCGGGTTCACGGCGGAGGTCACCACGCTGGGCCGCATCCGACACCGCAACATCGTGCGCCTGCTCGGGTTCGTCTCCAACCGGGAGACCAACCTGCTGCTGTATGAGTACATGCCCAACGGCTCCCTCGGCGAGATGCTGCACGGCGGCAAGGGCCGGCACCTCGGGTGGGAGTCCAGGGCGCGCGTCGCAGTCGAGGCGGCGCGCGGCCTCTGCTACCTGCACCACGACTGCGCGCCCAGGATCATCCACCGCGACGTCAAGTCCAACAATATCCTGCTCGATTCCACCTTCGAGGCGCACGTCGCTGACTTCGGCCTCGCCAAGTTCCTCGGCGGCGCCACGTCCGAGTGCATGTCCGCCATCGCCGGCTCCTACGGCTACATCGCCCCAG AGTACGCGTACACCCTGCGCGTGGACGAGAAgagcgacgtgtacagcttcggcgtgGTGCTGCTGGAGCTCATCACGGGTCGCCGCCCCGTCGGCAGCTTCGGCGACGGCGTGGACATCGTGCACTGGGTGCGCAAGGTGACTGCGGAGCTCCCGGACGCCACGGCGGCGGAGCCCGTCCTGGCGGTGGCGGACCGGCGCCTGGCGCCGGAGCCCGTGCCGCTGCTGGCGGACCTCTACAAGGTGGCCATGGCGTGCGTGGAGGAGGCCAGCACGGCCCGGCCCACCATGCGCGAGGTCGTCCACATGCTCTCCACGTCCGCCGCGGCCCAGCCCGACGTCCTCCACGCCTTCTGA